A DNA window from Lepidochelys kempii isolate rLepKem1 chromosome 9, rLepKem1.hap2, whole genome shotgun sequence contains the following coding sequences:
- the APLN gene encoding apelin: protein MTGRAGSQAHSSATNAAPGASGCIRRRRHRQAEPCPSPPSNAPGCSPGPTMSVRRWLLALLLLWLALSAGSGAPLAEAPDGRDLEKGNIRNLVQPKGVRNGAGHRQNGWRKSRRPRPRLSHKGPMPF from the exons ATGACCGGGCGGGCCGGGAGCCAGGCGCACAGCTCGGCTACAAATGCAGCCCCCGGCGCGAGCGGGTGCATTCGCCGTCGCCGCCACCGCCAGgcagagccctgcccctccccgccgaGCAACGCGCCCGGCTGCAGCCCCGGCCCCACCATGAGCGTGCGGCGCTGGCTGctggcgctgctgctgctctggctcgCCCTGAGCGCGGGCTCCGGAG CACCATTGGCTGAGGCGCCGGATGGCAGAGACCTGGAGAAAGGGAACATCCGGAACCTGGTGCAACCCAAGGGGGTGCGGAATGGAGCAGGACACCGGCAGAATGGCTGGCGAAAGTCCCGACGTCCAAGACCCCGTCTCTCCCACAAGGGCCCCATGCCTTTCTAG